DNA from Prunus persica cultivar Lovell chromosome G6, Prunus_persica_NCBIv2, whole genome shotgun sequence:
TTGACGGGGACGGTGTTTATTGTCATTGCTTCCTTGGTAGGCTTCTTGACAAGCTTATCTGTCTTTTGTCCAAAgactttctcctttctttgcTCCATGACGAGCTCATGCTTTCCTCCGTGACTAGCTATACTCAACTCCATATCATGGGCACGAGTGGCTAGCTCCTCAAACATGCGGGGTTTAATTCCTTGTAGAATGTAAAGTAACCCCCAATGCATTCCTTGAATGCACATCTCAATCGCTGATAACTCCAAAAGCCTATCTTTGCAATCCAGGCTTAACGAGCGTCATCGATTGATGTAATCGACGACAGGTTCATCTTTCCATTGCTTGGTATTTGTGAGTTCCATCATACTCACAGTGCGACGAGTGCTATAGAATCTGTTCAAGAATTCTCGCTCCATCTGATCCCAACTGTCAAGGGAATCGGACTCCAAGTCTATATACCAATCAAATGCATTTCTTTTCAAGGAATGAACAAATTGTTCCACAGGTGGTCACCCTCTGTCCCGGAATTATTGCATGTTTCGACGAAGTGTGCAACATGCTGTTTTGGGTTGCCCTTTCCATCGAACTGTTGGAATTTGGGAGGTTGATATCCTGTTGGCATCCGCAAGTTGTCTATCCTCCTGGTGTATGGCTTAGAATACATGAGTGTGTCTCGGGAAGGTGCTCCGTATTGAACCCTGATGGTGTCTGCGATCATGTCCTGAAGTTGTTGGACCGACAAAGAACCCACTGAGGCGGCGTCAACTTTTCCGTGCGACTTCTCACCCTACTCTGTTTCATGACCCAATCCTTTCTCGCTGGATTCAGCCTCATGATGTGGTCCTTTCTTGTGTGCGTCTTGACTAGGCTCTTTATCCTGATGCACTTCCCACTTGTTGTTGATGAGAGAAGCAATCTGCGCATCTTTCTCCTCGACCATTTTAGTCAGTTTGGTGATCGCTTCGGTCATATGGGCCAGCTGTTCTTCAATAGACATAGCTCTCGTTACCATGACCTGCATAGCCATAGAATAAGACTCACCTACGGATGCCGAGGTAAGCTTCTTCTGTTGATCGTCAAGTGGGGATCCATGGTATAAGCCTGTGCTCAAGTCAGCGTCTAAAACAGGCGAGAGTGAGCGTTCTCTCGAATTCTTCGAACCCGAAAAACTCCTCCCTTCACTCCGAGAGTTTCTCTTATCCGCCCGAGAGGTATTCTTCTTTTGCCCCAATGAGGCCAAATTGATAACCGGTTCGCACCTTCGGTGAACATCTTTCGCCTTAGCTTGAGTCGGTATGGAAGTAACATGTTGAGTTGCGGATATCGCATTGGCTTTGCTCCGGGTGACGACCCCAGCAGAATCTCCGCTTGAGAAGGAGGAGCTCACGCTTTTACCTCTCGTCACGGGAACGGATTGAATCTTCTTGGAAGCCATCGTTTTTGGTGTGTTGATTGATTTTGGAACcagagaaagagatgagagGCAGAGATTGTCCtactgggcgtgccaaatttgtaaacacgaattttctgcgacaaatgagacaaggacacgtgtacaaaataatattgtattaatgaaatttagggttacaatctctatattgaatcctctgattcgatctccaaagtgtttaaagaaaatttgtgtttgatacaagggtcgtagagacttgatcttgatcaaacgggtagcatgaagcttgtttggtgtttgggatttttctaTGGTGAAAGAACCGGCACGTATTTGTTGTGCTTTGCGGCTCTTCCAAAGTAGGAtgaagaatgcagagagttttctgtttcttctgagtgCTAGGTTTTTCCTCTCTGACCCCTTCTTTCGTCCTGAGGCCTCCTATTTATAAGCTATTGTAGGATGCTTGACCTAAATAACTTTCCCtatttaaaaccttgttttgtgggattttaatttgatttaaatcaattctCATAATCTGGCAATTTAACCAGATTATCTTCAATTGATTGACctaattaatatttgatttaaatcaaagtcaatcatagaagattctttcctttaatcttgtcttcatcttgaacCATTTGATGCACTCCGTCAGATGTCGCcatgtgtcattttttgacaactaatccgattttgatgagtcacacGCCACATGGACGAATTACGGGGCCCACGATTTAATCCACAGAatcctaattattttcttgtctaATGAAATTTATTGCACCAAAATTTCTTGGTCTACATTATCGTTTAAATTTTTgtcaattaataatttcaatattttgaatttatgtatgttaaattttgtaaatgacataaattacaatgaaaaacaaattcatgTTCAATATAAATCATGAAATGACATCTCTTTTGGCcgaaattaaattcaaaaatctCTTTTGTCATGCATAGTTCACATCAAGCAATCTATAGATGGGACACTTATCGCAATTCCAAAAATCTTCACACTTTTAGTATCTCAAatgtgcctttttttttttttgcaaaacAGTAGAAATTCATTTGAAGAACAGGGCACAAACCCAGGATACAATAGTAAGAACACAGCCCCGGAAGGAGGTTCTTGCAATACAGAGACTGTAACAACAACACCAACTAAGCACAAGTATTATAAGATAGTTAGAAAACAAATACACAACTTGAAACCCAACTAACAAGGAGTTACAGATGAGGAGGATCCTAATTCTGCAGCAACTAGTGCTTAAATAAGATCAAGACAGAGAACAATCTCTCAAACTTCATGGGACAGGAAAAACTTAAAGAGTGGAGGGCATAACCGCGCAACTTCCACCAGGACATTCCAAAGAATATCATCGTATCTCCTAATCCCCTTTGATCCCCAAGCACAATAAGAGTAGATCCACCAAATTCAGCAACTCCACCTCCAATAGAGAGAGATCTACATGAGGTCTACCACAAAAGTAGTAGATCTAACAAGATCATCCAATAACCAGCCCCAATAGACTAGTATACAAACAATcaagaaaaagggaagaaacaaAACCTTGCAAAAGCAAGGAGCAGACAAAACCCGACAAAAGTTGGGAGGGAAAAGGGAAGGAAGAGAGAAGCCCATATTATTAACCGAAGGATTCCCCTAGAACTAAGGAGATTTGCAGATCTGGAGCTGGTTTTGGGTTGGGGGGGGAGAAGAAGAGTCCCTCAAATGTGCCTTTTTAGTAGCTTATTCTTAAAAGAACGGGCATTTCGTAAACTTTATTTCTTGTGATTACCAATCCTTAAACTTTGTTTAGTgggttttaattaattaatttgttgttgaaaaaTTTCCAAATACACACAACATTCAACAACTTGCGACCTTCGCGTTATTAGCACGACGGTCTAACCAACTAAGCTAATAGgtcaattgatttttcttaattccaatatttttttttaaaattatagacTCTCTTTGATACATAGATctcatttaagaatttttcaCGTCTCCACTCCACCATGAAGAAtcaggatatatatatatatatattttttttttttttttctgagtaAATTTTGTCTAAATCTGAACTTACTAGTTCATTCATTTGGGTAAATTattgggaaaaaagaaagaagaagaaaaaaggaagagcattttattattattattttctgtattcCTTTCCTCCggtaagaagaaaaaatgaaaagagaaaagactTCCAACTCCTTCTAATTCATCccttaaaccctaaacctccGAAAAATAATTTCTCACCGTCACTACCTTGTATAATCCCAAAGTTCTTCGACCTCAGCATACCCTACACAGATCCCTCGCCACCCGACCGGTCGTCAATAACACGTGCAAAGCTCGTGACTAAGGCCTTGGAGCTAGGCTACTCCGGCGTCGCCTACAACCGTATGATCAAGGGCGTGATGTCCGATCGCGACCGTTGCTCGATCCCCCTCCTCACCATCGCTTCCTTCCTCAAACactctcctctcctcctctCCAACGTTAACTTCCACCGCGACCTCCTCGGCCTCCCACGCGCCTCCCCTTTCCGCCAGTACACGCGCCTCACTGTCTGCACCGAGACCCCGGCCCAGTCCCAGGCCCTCAATTCCGGTAATCCCATTTTGAAAACCTACGATTTGGTCGCTGTCAAGCCCTTGAATCAGTCCGCCTTCGAACTCGCCTGTGAAAAATTGGAGGTTCGttcatctttttgtttgttttgtttttgtttttattttattattatttttagaatctgtaattcttttgtgaaattgtgTTTGGTTGCTCGCATAATTCAGGAAGAATGTAAGCATTTCgttttgattgtttttttatttgtttttgttttggcgtAGGTAGATATAATTGCGATTGATTTCTCGGACAAGTTACCTTTTCGTTTGAAGATGCCTATGGTTAAAGCTGCAATTGAGGTTTGATCTCAGAGATTTTGTTTGCTTccttatttcaatttatttaattagatggtaagaatttaattttattggcTATGCAGCGTGGAGTGTTTTTCGAGATCACATATGCTAATATCATTGCCGATGATCAAGCGAGAAAGCAAATAATAACCAATGCTAAGGTGAGGATTTGTAAAGTTAATTGGATATTAATCAGAAGGGTCCCAAATAGCTGAAGCAGTAGGCAATGgtggtttttaatttctttcccAAAGATATTATGACATgggttaaaattaaattttacaaGAACATTGTGATATAGTGAATTTTACTTTCCAATACACAATGTTGTAGGGTCAGAACATGGCATTACATGCGCCTCCCTGTTCAGCCACTACTTTACAAATTTACTACTGGACTTGTATGTTGGTTGCTTATCTTGTAGAAGTATGCCAATGCGCAAccagaataataataataagctaCAATTCTCTATGAAGTCTGTTATTATCTTTTAGCGTCCTTCAAGAGCATTCATAACTCTAGCTGCGTGACAACGTTTCagttattttcataatttaaacTGATCCTTGTAATGaagttttgcattttttttaatcagtGCTAAGGAATGCATGGATAATGTCCTTGTTTGTTTGAATTCTGAAAGGtattttttcttggaaatGAATGAGGATTGAGTATGCTTTGATTCTAAGACATGAGAAATGGTTTGAATATAGTGCAAGGTGTAGTTCCTAGGTCTgtgatacatatatacacaagcgcacgtgtgtgtgtgtacagCCCGGGAAGACTCTTCATTGTAACATAGTTGTAGTTTAATTGTTTGTGTTTTAATTAGCTTCTAATAGATACAGTGACTCATCATCTCCCGCATTGTTCTTCAGTTACTGGTAGATTGGACTCGAGGAAGGAATATAATAGTTTCAAGTGCTGCCCCAACCGCAAATGAATTTAGGGGGCCATATGATGTTGCCAACTTAATGTCATTGCTTGGTCTCTCAATGGAGCGAGCTAAAATGGCTATTTCAAGAAATTGCAGGTATGATAGTTTTCATAAATGTCAGTCTTGAAGATTTGATGTTTGATTcatcccaaatttttttcattaatgtcTTGCAGGACTATAATATCTAATGCTATGAGAAAGAAACACTTTTTCAAGGAAGCCATAAGAGTCGAAGTTGTATCATCAGGTCAAGAAATTGACACGAACAAACCTTGGTCTATTGACTCGTTTAAATGGGATCCCATCTCTAGTGGGGATGGCGACATTCTATTAGACGATTTGGCCAAGTCTTTCACTACCTCCATTAATAAAGTATCCAAGACTACAAAAGCCATTGATTTTGCTTCAGTCATTGACAGCATGCCATCACTTGGATTTCAAGTCAAGGATGTGATATCTGGATCTGGTGTGGTTGCGTCCCAATCAATGCGTACTTGTAAAAGCATTGTTTCTGCTTCTGAGGCAATTGAGCAATCAGTCGTGACTGCTGAGGTGCCAGAACAGCCTGACAGGCTATGTTTTCCTCAATCAGGTCAAACTTCTCTGAGTGATAGTCTGTTGGAGCAACAAATGTTTGACTGTCAAAATCCTCAGaaatcatattcatcttctgATACTACCAAAGCTTTTATTGATGCTATGGAAATTGAAGCTCCTACAATAACCACAGAAGCCAAACCAAAGAATCCAGATGGTACAGATGGTAATTTTGACTTGATTACAACAGAAATTCATGATTTTCAACCACAGAAGTGTGTGACTAATCGCGAATTGAATGTTGTGCCAGCTAATGATAATTTAACATTTCACACATTAGAGATTGGGTTAGATGCTGCTTGTAATGCTAATTCTGAAGTTGAAATTTCCACTAATTATCAGGATACAGATATTCCTGCTCCTCATAATGAAGAGGCTAAGTGTGTTAAAGGTTCTGATACCCAAAGTGATGTGATGGACGAAATTTTAACAGTGGTAGATGTGGaatgtaaagaagaaaagtcttTGTTGTTGAATTCATCATCATTGCCCACTTCAGAGAATGAACAATTTAGGGAATCTGGGGATGATGCAATTATACTTGCAAATCAAGTTCCTGTTCTGCAGTCCAATGGTGGTATGACAATAATTGGTGATTATTCAGTTGCAACTCATTCCTCAGCAGAGGTGACAATGGAAGGGGAAGAACATGGGAAAGTTGATACTGAAATGAACGATCCAGCCTTAATTCAATCCATACCAGGTACAGCTTCTTTCAGTATGCACGTCTTCAGcgcaacctttttcttttcattttcattatatATTGGTATTTAGTGTTCCGATCTGCCTGGTTATCGGTTTCTTTGCTATGAAGTCAGACTTTAAACATAAACTTTGGAAACATATAACTATTGCCTGTCCTCCTGGTCCTTCATGTTTGGGTTGGTTGGCCTTAAGGACTTGTGTGTTTATGTACTGTCTACGGTTCCAGTATGTCACCGCCACCATATAGAGAATGTGTTCCTGAGAAGCTGACGAAAACCATAAATTGTGCATTACAAGATTCAAACTCAGTGCTTGACTATAGCAGAAGAGGGTTCACTGTTAGAGGTTTCTTTACTCAATGAATCTTCAGGGTGATTTTATCTCTTTAGCTATCTATCAAATGACTTTTTCCAAAATTCTTAATCAATATACATCAGTTTCACCTACTATATCTTCCACCCCAACTTTTTGTTATATCTTTGTACTACTTCTGAAATTTTCTTATCCATCCATGGCTTATACATGTCTGTCAGATGATGCAGGGAAATCTAGACCGAAAAGGAAGACACCTTATCAAGCGAAGACCTTTCCTCTCAAGCGATTGTTGCATACTATACCTTTCAAGAAGACTcggaaaagtaaaagaaaaataaagatggcaTGACTGC
Protein-coding regions in this window:
- the LOC18773930 gene encoding uncharacterized protein LOC18773930, producing the protein MRGRDCPTGRAKFFFDLSIPYTDPSPPDRSSITRAKLVTKALELGYSGVAYNRMIKGVMSDRDRCSIPLLTIASFLKHSPLLLSNVNFHRDLLGLPRASPFRQYTRLTVCTETPAQSQALNSGNPILKTYDLVAVKPLNQSAFELACEKLEVDIIAIDFSDKLPFRLKMPMVKAAIERGVFFEITYANIIADDQARKQIITNAKLLVDWTRGRNIIVSSAAPTANEFRGPYDVANLMSLLGLSMERAKMAISRNCRTIISNAMRKKHFFKEAIRVEVVSSGQEIDTNKPWSIDSFKWDPISSGDGDILLDDLAKSFTTSINKVSKTTKAIDFASVIDSMPSLGFQVKDVISGSGVVASQSMRTCKSIVSASEAIEQSVVTAEVPEQPDRLCFPQSGQTSLSDSLLEQQMFDCQNPQKSYSSSDTTKAFIDAMEIEAPTITTEAKPKNPDGTDGNFDLITTEIHDFQPQKCVTNRELNVVPANDNLTFHTLEIGLDAACNANSEVEISTNYQDTDIPAPHNEEAKCVKGSDTQSDVMDEILTVVDVECKEEKSLLLNSSSLPTSENEQFRESGDDAIILANQVPVLQSNGGMTIIGDYSVATHSSAEVTMEGEEHGKVDTEMNDPALIQSIPDDAGKSRPKRKTPYQAKTFPLKRLLHTIPFKKTRKSKRKIKMA